One Monomorium pharaonis isolate MP-MQ-018 chromosome 4, ASM1337386v2, whole genome shotgun sequence DNA segment encodes these proteins:
- the LOC118645276 gene encoding uncharacterized protein LOC118645276 yields the protein MPTDEWSLCQITKSYFETDDFKKAQKKLKLCQYLSDVASESEQSISNVTNKRQRNKPLKYITSDSSGEENIPVLSKLKAPPRLDKSFPICVEGPSIIEDKVLNASTAKTDDILVTTNHLVQPTRKHTLTEKNFLSATNTENVESQIDNRTLRDIYATLAFLKRQNADIYNQNDQILQIIKETNNSIVTTSKSNEKLQLPCTLPMTTLEDIIKLEEYLEKEENIFNLVNLCVKNKK from the exons ATGCCAACTGATGAATGGTCATTATGtcaaataacaaaaagttattttgagACTG atgattttaaaaaagctcaaaagaaattaaaactgTGTCAGTATTTATCAGATGTAGCGTCAGAATCAGAACAATCAATTTCAAATGTTACTAATAAAAGACAGCGAAATAAGCCATTAAAGTATATAACCAGCGACTCATCGGGTGAAGAAAATATACCAGTATTATCTAAACTGAAAGCTCCTCCTAGACTAGATAAAAGTTTTCCAATCTGTGTTGAAGGTCCATCCATTATAGAAG ATAAAGTACTAAATGCGAGTACAGCAAAAACAGATGATATACTTGTAACAACGAATCATCTTGTACAACCAACTCGTAAACATACattgacagaaaaaaattttctgtctGCTACGAATACTGAAAATGTGGAATCACAAATAGACAACAGAACTCTACGTGATATTTATGCGACGCTTGCATTTCTAAAACGACAGAATGCAGATATCTACAATCAAAATGatcaaatattgcaaattataaaGGAGACTAACAACTCTATTGTAACAACATCTAAatcaaatgaaaaattacaattgccTTGTACTCTACCAATGACAACATTAGAAGATATTATAAAGTTGGAAGAATATcttgaaaaagaagaaaatatttttaatctggtaaatttgtgtgtaaaaaataaaaaataa